A single genomic interval of Salmo trutta chromosome 13, fSalTru1.1, whole genome shotgun sequence harbors:
- the olfcn1 gene encoding extracellular calcium-sensing receptor, translated as MPSLFKAGDVMIGGIFPVFNKQEDSSASFVKEPDKVKCAGFDLRAFRWTQVMIFAIDEINKDSSLLPNVSLGYRILDSCASPTNTLRAALTLVSSPVEIEPTAPCLPTISALIAESGSSQSLAVAGTLGPFRVPMVSYFSTCACLSDKGKYPTFFRTIPSDYHQAKALAALVKHFGWTWIGAIQSDNDYGRNGVQAFTEEVKKLGVCIAFVGTVLRTYPSSKILDVVDMIKQSTVQVILSFVPEGDLYPLMREVVRQNITHIQWIASEAWITAARPSTPEIYSSFGGAIGFVVRKMAIPKLRHFLMGISPYTDRKAAFVRDFWEKMVGCWPLSAGEPSGSERSSKTCTGAETLVDSQDLFFNVTQLRVSYNVYKAVYAVAHALHHLIFCKKEGESPMRPCVNLSQIQPNEVSDQLKTVHFINQFGEAVFFDGNGDPPASYDVINWQLRAGQVQHVTVGQFGLAANQAYELSIQEDSIVWRTGKSVIPVAVCSQICPVGTRKAQIKGKSVCCFDCIPCADGTIANATGAADCSPCPQEYWSNDGRDQCILKTVEFLSYHEPMGIALTMVSLLGTCLSFATMLVFIHYKDTPVVKASNSELSSLLLFSLFLCFLCPLTFIGRPTAWTCMLRHTAFGVTFALCISCMLGKTIVVVTAFRATLPGNNVAGKFGPSQQRIIVCSCTVVQIFICVLWLNLNPPYRDFRYSHRKIVLECNTGSETAFYAVLGYIGILAGICLVLAFLSRKLPDNFNEAKFITFSMLIFCAVWITFIPAYVSAPGKFTVAVEIFAILSSAFGLLICIFAPKCYILFIKPERNTKKHVMGRN; from the exons ATGCCTAGTTTGTTCAAAGCAGGGGATGTCATGATAGGGGGTATTTTCCCTGTATTCAACAAACAAGAGGACAGCAGTGCCTCTTTTGTGAAGGAGCCTGATAAAGTGAAGTGTGCTGG ATTTGACTTGCGGGCCTTTCGCTGGACCCAAGTGATGATATTTGCGATTGATGAAATAAACAAAGACAGTAGTCTACTACCCAACGTCTCCCTAGGCTACAGGATCCTTGACTCGTGTGCATCTCCAACCAATACTTTACGGGCTGCTCTGACGTTGGTTAGCAGTCCAGTGGAGATCGAGCCCACTGCCCCATGCCTACCTACTATATCTGCCCTTATAGCTGAATCAGGCTCCTCTCAGTCCCTGGCTGTGGCTGGAACACTGGGACCATTCAGAGTGCCAATG GTCAGTTACTTCTCTACATGTGCATGTCTGAGTGATAAAGGTAAATACCCCACATTCTTCCGCACCATCCCCAGCGACTACCATCAGGCTAAGGCTTTAGCAGCCCTGGTCAAGCACTTTGGCTGGACTTGGATTGGGGCGATACAGTCCGATAATGACTATGGGCGGAATGGGGTCCAAGCCTTCACTGAAGAGGTTAAAAAACTTGGGGTTTGCATTGCGTTTGTTGGGACGGTGTTACGAACCTACCCAAGCAGTAAAATCCTTGATGTGGTGGACATGATCAAACAATCAACAGTCCAAGTCATCCTGTCCTTTGTTCCTGAGGGGGACCTTTACCCGCTGATGAGGGAGGTGGTGAGGCAGAACATAACGCACATTCAGTGGATCGCCAGTGAGGCTTGGATCACAGCAGCCCGGCCCTCCACCCCTGAAATATACAGCTCCTTCGGTGGTGCCATAGGATTTGTGGTGCGGAAGATGGCCATCCCAAAACTACGACACTTTCTCATGGGCATCAGTCCATACACAGATCGAAAGGCTGCCTTTGTGAGGGATTTCTGGGAGAAGATGGTGGGTTGTTGGCCTCTCTCAGCCGGTGAGCCCTCAGGCTCTGAGAGGAGCAGTAAGACGTGTACTGGAGCAGAGACACTTGTGGACTCACAGGATCTGTTCTTCAACGTCACACAGCTGAGAGTGTCCTATAATGTGTATAAGGCAGTGTATGCTGTTGCACATGCCCTTCATCACTTAATATTTTGCAAAAAAGAAGGGGAAAGCCCTATGAGACCATGTGTAAATCTATCACAGATACAGCCTAATGAG GTCAGTGATCAACTGAAGACTGTGCATTTCATAAATCAATTTGGTGAGGCTGTGTTCTTTGACGGAAATGGAGACCCCCCTGCCTCGTATGACGTCATCAACTGGCAGCTGAGGGCAGGGCAGGTGCAGCATGTGACTGTGGGCCAGTTTGGCTTAGCTGCTAACCAGGCCTACGAACTCAGCATCCAGGAAGATAGCATAGTCTGGAGGACAGGGAAATCGGTA ATTCCTGTAGCAGTGTGCTCTCAAATCTGCCCTGTTGGAACCAGAAAAGCCCAAATCAAAGGAAAATCTGTCTGCTGTTTTGATTGCATCCCCTGTGCTGATGGGACAATAGCCAATGCAACAG GAGCAGCGGACTGCAGCCCATGTCCACAGGAGTACTGGTCCAACGACGGGAGGGACCAATGCATCCTGAAAACAGTCGAGTTCCTGTCTTACCACGAACCAATGGGGATCGCCCTTACTATGGTGTCCCTGCTCGGGACCTGCCTGTCGTTTGCCACAATGCTGGTGTTCATTCACTATAAGGACACACCGGTGGTCAAGGCCAGTAACTCTGAGCTGAGCTCTCTactgctgttctctctcttcctgtgcTTCCTCTGTCCCCTCACTTTCATCGGCAGGCCCACTGCCTGGACTTGCATGTTGCGCCACACCGCCTTCGGGGTGACCTTTGCCCTCTGCATCTCCTGCATGCTGGGCAAGACCATCGTGGTGGTAACAGCCTTCAGGGCTACGCTGCCCGGCAACAACGTGGCAGGGAAGTTTGGGCCCTCCCAGCAGAGGATCATCGTGTGCTCCTGCACAGTGGTTCAGATATTTATCTGTGTGCTCTGGCTAAACCTGAACCCACCTTACAGGGACTTCAGATATAGTCATAGGAAAATAGTTCTAGAATGTAATACTGGTTCCGAGACTGCATTCTATGCAGTGTTGGGATATATAGGTATTCTTGCAGGGATATGTTTGGTTCTGGCTTTTCTGTCTCGTAAGCTGCCTGATAACTTCAATGAGGCCAAATTCATCACCTTCAGCATGCTCATATTCTGTGCAGTCTGGATCACCTTTATCCCAGCTTATGTCAGCGCTCCTGGGAAGTTCACTGTAGCTGTGGAGATCTTTGCTATTCTGTCTTCCGCCTTTGGATTATTGATTTGTATTTTTGCTCCAAAATGTTATATACTTTTTATAAAACCAGAGAGAAATACCAAGAAACATGTCATGGGGAGGAATTGA